The nucleotide window CCGCGCGCAATATCGGCCTCGAGGTCAAGGGCGCGCGCGTGGCGGTGCAGGGCTTCGGCAATGTCGGCGCGGTGGCCGCCAAGCTGTTCCATGAGGCCGGCGCCAAGGTAGTGGCGGTGCAGGACCACCGCACCACGCTGTTCGACCCGGCCGGCCTGGACGTGCCGGCGATGATGGAATATGCCTCGCACAGCGGCACCATCGACGGCTTCCGCGGCGAAGTCCTGCGTACCGAGCAGTTCTGGGAAGTCGACTGCGACATCCTGATCCCGGCCGCGCTGGAAGGCCAGATTACCGTCGACAACGCGCCGAAGATCACGGCAAAGCTGGTGATCGAGGGCGCCAACGGCCCGACCACGCCGCAGGCCGATGACATCCTGCGCGAGCGCAATATCCTGGTCTGCCCGGACGTGATCGCCAACGCCGGCGGCGTGACCGTGTCCTACTTCGAATGGGTGCAGGATTTCTCGAGCTTCTTCTGGACCGAGGAAGAGATCAACCAGCGCCTGGTACGGATCATGCAAGAAGCCTTCCGGGCAATCTGGCAGGTGGCACAGGAAAACAAGGTGACGCTGCGCACGGCGGCGTTTATCGTGGCCTGTACGCGGATCCTGCAGGCGCGCGAAATGCGCGGCCTGTACCCCTGAACGGGGCAGGCAGGGCCGGGGCGAGGCACTCGTATGGTGCGGTGCAATAATCGCCGCGGCCCCGTTTTCATGACCGTCAGACGCGGTCTCCGGCAAGCGCCGGAGACCGCGTTGTCGTATCCGGACGCGCTGCGCACGGATTGCCCCGAAGTGGGGTTCTAGGAGAAAACCCAGTTGTATTGCGGCGGATGCTGCGCAATACTGTTTCACCAGTGGGGGTTTTATTCTTAGAATCCCGCTTTCTCTTCATGGTCAAGGAGATGTTATGAATTTCGCCAAGTTGGCTGCCCTGATGATTGCCGGGGGTGTTATGTGCGGGACGGCACAGGCAGCCGAACAACTGACGGGCACGCTGAAGAAGATCAAGGACACCGGCGTCATCACGCTCGGCGTGCGCGAGTCGTCGATTCCGTTCAACTACAACCTGGGCGGCGTGCGCCAGGTCGGCTATTCCTACGATATCAACATGAAGATCGTGGAAGCCATCAAGGACCAGCTGAAGCTGCCCAACCTGCAGGTCAAGGAAATCCCGATCACCTCGCAGAACCGCATCACGCTGCTGCAGAACGGCACCATCGACATCGAGTGCGGTTCCACCACCAACAACCTGGAACGCCAGAAGCAGGTCGCGTTCACCAACTCCATCTTCATCATCGGCACCCGCATCATGGTGAAGAAGGACGCCGGCATCAAGGACTGGGCCGACCTGAAGGGCAAGAATGTCGTCACCACCGCCGGCACCACGTCGGAGCGCCTGCTGCGCAAGATGAACGACGAGCAGAAGCTGGGCGTGAACATCATCAGCACCAAGGACCATGGCCAGTCGTTCCTGACGCTGGAATCGGGCCGCGCGGTCGCGTTCATGATGGATGACGCGCTGCTGTACGGCGAGCGCGCCAAGGCCAAGAACCCGGCCGACTGGATCGTGGTGGGCAAGCCGCAATCGCGCGAGTCCTACGGCTGCATGATCCGCAAGGACGACCCGCAGTTCAAGAAGCTGTCCGACACCGTGATCTCCGGCATGATGAAGGACGGCTCGATCAACACCCTGTACACCAAGTGGTTCATGCAACCGGTTCCGCCCAAGGGCCTGAACCTGGACTTCCCGCTGTCCGAAGACATGAAGGCGCTGATCAAGGCGCCTAACGACAAGGCGCTGGACTGACCTGCCGTTGACAGCATTGCGAAACGGAAGGCTCGTCCTTCCGTTTCTTTTTGAGGACGCAACATGAACTACAACTGGCATTGGGGAGTTTTCCTCGAACAGGCCGCCCAGAACGAGACCTACCTGGACTGGATGATCTCCGGCCTGAAGGTAACGCTCGCGCTGGGGCTTTCGTCCTGGGTCATTGCCCTGGTCATCGGCTCGGTGCTCGGCGTGCTGCGAACGGTGCCGAACAAATGGCTGGCGGGCATTGCCGCCACCTATGTCGAGATTTTCCGCAACATCCCGCTGCTGGTGCAGCTGTTCATCTGGTACTTCGTCGCGCCCGAGCTGCTGCCCGGCGGCGAGGCGATCAAGCAGATGAACCCGTTCGCGCAGCAGTTCCTGGCCGCCATGCTGTGCCTGGGCACGTTCACCGCCGCGCGGGTCTGCGAGCAGGTGCGCTCGGGCATCAACTCGCTCGCGCGCGGACAGAAGAACGCCGGCCTGGCGATGGGCTTCACGCTGCCGCAGACCTACCGCCACGTGCTGCTGCCGATGGCGTTCCGCGTGATCGTGCCGCCGCTGACCTCCGAATTCCTGAACATCTTCAAGAACTCGGCGGTGGCGTCGACCATCGGCCTGCTGGAACTGGCCGCGCAGGGGCGCCAGCTGGTGGACTACACCGCGCGTCCGTATGAATCGTTCATCGCGGTCACGCTGATGTACGCGCTGATCAACGTGACGGTGATGCTGATCATGCGCTGGGTGGAAGCCCGCACGCGCGTGCCCGGCTTTATCGGCGGCAAGTAAGGGGGCGCCATGGCTTATTCCTTCGATTTCACCTCGATCAACCCGAGCACGCTGCATGTGCTGGGCGAGGGCATGATGGTCTCGCTGAAGATCACCGTCACCGCGGTGGTGGTCGGCATCGTCTGGGGCACCATCCTCGCGATGATGCGGCTGTCGTCGTTCCGGCTGCTGAACTGGTTCGCGCAGGGCTACGTGACCGTATTCCGCTCCATCCCGCTGGTGATGGTGCTGCTGTGGTTCTTCCTGATCATCCCGCAGGTGTTGCAGGGCCTGTTCAACCTGTCGCCGGCGACCGACCTGCGCATGACCTCGGCGCTGGTGGCGTTCGCGCTGTTCGAGGCGGCGTACTACTCCGAGATCATCCGCGCCGGCATCCAGAGCGTGTCGCGCGGGCAGATGTTCGCCGCGCAGGCGCTGGGCATGACCTACGGGCAGTCGATGCGGCTGGTGATTCTGCCGCAGGCGTTCCGCAACATGGTGCCGCTGCTGCTGACCCAGGGCATCATCCTGTTCCAGGATACGTCGCTGGTGTACGTCAGCGCGCTGGCCGACTTCTTCGGCCAGGCCTACGGCATCGGCGAGCGCGACGGGCGCATCGTCGAGATGCTGCTGTTCGCCGGCCTGGTGTACTTCATCATTTGTTTCTCCGCTTCGCTGCTGGTCAAGCGTTACCAGAAAAAGGTGGCTGTATGATCGAAATCAATAACGTTTCCAAGTGGTATGGCTCCTTCCAGGTGCTGACCGATTGCACGACCAAGGTCGCCAAGGGTGAAGTGGTGGTGGTGTGCGGCCCGTCGGGCTCGGGCAAGTCCACGCTGATCAAGACCGTCAACGCGCTCGAGCCGTTCCAGAAGGGCGACATCCTGGTCGACGGCACCTCGGTGGGCAACCCCAAGACCAACCTGCCCAAGCTGCGTTCGCGCGTGGGCATGGTGTTCCAGAACTTCGAGCTGTTCCCGCACCTGTCGATCACCGAGAACCTGACCATCGCGCAAGTGAAGGTGCTGGGCCGCTCCAGGGATGAAGCGATGGCCAAGGGCCTGAAGTACCTGGATCGCGTCGGCCTGCGGAATCAGGCCGACAAATACCCCGGCCAGTTGTCGGGCGGCCAGCAGCAGCGCGTGGCGATTGCCCGCGCGCTGTCGATGGACCCGATCTGCATGCTGTTCGACGAACCCACTTCGGCGCTGGACCCGGAAATGGTCAACGAAGTGCTGGACGTGATGGTGCAGCTGGCGCACGAAGGCATGACCATGATGTGCGTGACCCACGAAATGGGCTTCGCGCGCAAGGTGGCCAACCGCGTGATCTTCATGGACCAGGGCAAGATCGTCGAAGACGCCGACAAGGAAGAGTTCTTCGGCAATATCGACGCCCGTTCGGAACGCGCGCGCCAGTTCCTGTCGAAGATCCTGCATCACTGAGCGGATCGCCGCCCCATGGAAAAGGGACGCCGAGGCGTCCCTTTTTCTTTGTGCCGCAAGCGCTCAGGTGCAGGCAGTATTGGCTGCGTTCTTGGCCTGGACCTCGGGCGGGATCGGCACCGTCAGCGTCATGGTCGGGCGCCCGTGCTCGAACATGATCAGTTCGCCCGGGGCGAACTGGGTCCAGGTCTCGTTGTCGGTCAGCGGCGCGGTGGCGATCACGGCGACGCGGTCGTCCGGCGTGGTCACCTGCGCGAAGTCGATCGACAGGTCGGCGTCGATCAGGTGCGCGGTCGAGAACGGCCATTGCCGCACGATGTAGTAGAGGCGGGTCGAGCAGTGCGCGAACAGCGCCTGCCCGTTGCACAGCAGGTAGTTGAACACGCCGTGCAGCGTGATTTCGCGGGTGATGTCGGCCAGCGCGTGGCCCAGCTCGTTCAGCGGCGGCTGCGAGCCCGGGAAGCGCTTGCGCAGGCCCTGCATCAACGTGCAGAAGGCCAGTTCGCTGTCGGTGTCGCCCACCGGCTGGTAGACGCCGGACAGGAACGGGGTGAAGCCGTGCAGGTCGCCGTTATGGGCAAAGATCCAGTGCCGGCCCCACAGCTCGCGCATGAAGGGGTGGCAGTTCTCCAGCAGCACGGTGCCTTGCGTGGCCTTGCGGATATGCGAGATGACGTTCTTGGACTTGATCGGGTAGCGCTTGATCAGGTCCGCCACCGGCGAGGTGCCGGCGGACTGGTTGTCGATGAACAGGCGGCAGGCCTTGTCCTCGAAGAAGGCGACACCGAAGCCGTCGGCGTGGTGGTCGGTCAGGCCGCCGCGCGCGGCAAAGCCGGTGAAGGAGAACGTCACGTCGGTCGGCGTGGCGCAGTTCATGCCTAGCAGCTGGCACATGTCGGGGCACCGGTCGGCAGCGGGCTGCCGCTTTGCAATAGAATGCAGGCATTATCCCGCGCGCCCGCGCCGCTGCCAAGCAAGCCGCGGGCGCCCCGGCGCCACCCTACCTGCTAGCAATCCCGAGAACGATGAGCCAATACAAGATTGCCGTGATTCCCGGAGACGGAATCGGCACGGAAGTCATGCCCGAGGGCATCCGCGTGATGGACGCCGCGGCGCGCCGCTTCGGCATCGACTTCCAGTGGGATCACTTCGATTTTTCCAGCTGCGACTACTACGCCCGCCACGGCAAGATGCTGCCGGACGACTGGTTCGACACGCTGGTCAAGTACGACGCCATCTATTTCGGCGCGGTCGGCTGGCCGGATGCGGTGCCTGACCATGTCTCGCTGTGGGGCTCGCTGCTGCAGTTCCGCCGGTCGTTCGACCAGTACGTGAACCTGCGCCCGGTGCGGCTGATGCCGGGCATCAAAAGCCCGCTGGCCGGCCGCCAGCCGGGTGACATCGATTTCTACGTGGTGCGCGAGAACACCGAGGGCGAGTACTCCAGCATCGGCGGGCGCATGTTCCCCGGCACCGAGCGCGAGATCGTGGTGCAGGAAACCGTGATGAGCCGCACCGGCGTCGACCGCATCCTGAAGTTCGCCTTCGAGCTGGCCCAGAAGCGCCCGAAGAAGCACCTGACCTCGGCCACCAAATCCAACGGCATCTCGATCACGATGCCGTACTGGGACGAGCGTGTCGAGGCGATGGCGGCGAACTACCCCGGCATCAAAGTCGACAAGTACCACATCGACATCCTGACCGCGCATTTCGTCCAGCATCCGGACTGGTTCGACGTGGTGGTCGCCAGCAACCTGTTCGGCGACATCCTGTCCGACCTGGGCCCGGCCTGCACCGGCACCATCGGCATCGCGCCGTCGGGCAATATCAATCCGGACCGGACCTTCCCCAGCCTGTTCGAGCCGGTGCACGGCTCGGCCCCGGACATCGCCGGGCGCGGCGTGGCCAACCCGATCGGGCAGATCTGGTGCGGCGCCATGATGCTCGAGCACCTCGGCCATGACGAGGCCGGCGCCGCCGTGCTGGGCGCGATCGAGCAGGTGCTGGCCGCCGGGCCCGAACACGCGCCGCTGACGCGCGACATCGGCGGCAAGGCCGGCACCGCGGAGCTGGGGCGCGCCATCGCGGAGGCGCTGTGAGCGCCGCGTTTGCGGGCGACGCCCGCGCATTGCTGCTGGAGACCTTCCACGCCGCCGTGGCCGCGGCCGATCCGCTGCGGATCGTCGCACAGCACCTGCCGCCGCCGTACGCCGGCGGCCGCACGCTGGTCGTTGGCGCGGGCAAGGCCGCGGCATCGATGGCCGCGGCGGTCGAGCGCGCCTACGCCGGCAAGGCGACGCTGGAAGGGCTGGTGGTCACGCGCTATGCGCACGGGCTGCCGACCGAACAGATCCGCGTGATCGAGGCAGGCCATCCGGTGCCCGACGAGTCGGGCGAGCAGGCCGCGGCGCAGATCCTGGCCGCGGTGCAGTCGCTGACGCCGCAGGACCGGCTGCTGGTGCTGGTCTCGGGCGGCGGCTCGAGCCTGTTGTCGCTGCCGGCCGAGGGCATCCCGATGGCCGACCTGAAGGCGACCACCCGCGAATTGCTGCGCTGTGGCGCGCCGATCACCGACATGAACATCGTGCGCAAGCACATCTCGCGCATCCAGGGCGGCCGGCTGGCGCAGTCGAGCCAGGCGCCGGTGACCACGCTGATCGTCTCGGACGTGGCCGGCGACGATCCCAGCGCGATCGCCTCGGGCCCGACCGTGGCCGACCCGAGCACGTTCGATGATGCGCTGCAGATCCTGCGCCGCTACGGCGCCCGGGTGCCGGCCAGCGTGCAGTCGCACCTGGAGCGCGGCGCGCGCGGCGAGGTGCCCGAGACCCCCAAGCCCGGCGATCCGTTGTTCGAACGTGTCGACAACCTGATGATCGCCACCGCCCACGGCAGCCTCGAAGCCGCCGCCGCGCTGTTCCGCCAGCGCGGCGTCACGCCGGTGGTGCTGGGTGACACGGTGACCGGCGAGGCGCGCGAGGTGGCGCGGGTCTATGCCGCGCTGGTGCGCGAGATTCGCGCGTACAATGCGCCGTTTGCCGCGCCCGTGGCGCTGATCTCCGGAGGTGAGTGCACGGTCACTTTGCCGGCCGGCGGCGGCGCGAGCAAGGCGCGTGGCGGGCGCTGCTCGGAGTTCCTGCTGTCGCTGGCGGTCGAACTGGCAGGCATGCCCGATGTGTACGCGATCGCCGCCGACACCGACGGCATCGACGGCTCGGAAGACAATGCCGGCGCGCTGGCCGACCCGACCACGCTGGCGCGCGCCGAGGCCGCCGGCATGCCCGGCCAGCACCAGCTGGACGCGCACGACGCGTGGGGCCTGTTCGATGCCATCGGCGACCTGGTCGTCACCGGCCCGACGCGCACCAACGTCAACGACTACCGCGCCATCCTGATTCTCTGATTCCGACGAACGCCGGCCGCCGCCCGCGGCCGGCCCCAAGCTAGCCATGACCCAGAAGCTCACCATCACCCGCCCGGACGACTGGCACCTGCACCTGCGCGACGGCGCGGCGCTGGCTGCCGTGCTGCCCGACACCGCCCGCCAGTTTGCCCGCGCCATCGTCATGCCCAACCTGAAGCCGCCGGTCACCACGGTGGCGCAGGCGCAGGCCTATCGCGCCCGCATCCTGGCGGCGCTGCCGGCCGGCATGCAGTTCGAGCCGCTGATGACGCTGTACCTGACCGACAACACCAGCGCCGAGGAAATCGCGGCGGCCAAGGCCAGCGGCTTCGTGCACGGCGTCAAGCTCTATCCGGCGGGCGCAACCACCAACAGCGACGCCGGCGTGACCGATATCCGCCGCTGCTACCCGGCGCTGGAAGCGATGCAGCGCGCCGGCCTGCCGCTGCTGGTGCACGGCGAAGTCACCGACCCGGCCATCGACATCTTCGACCGCGAGGCCGTCTTCATCGAGCAGGTGATGAGCCCGCTGCGCCGCGACATGCCCGAGCTGAAGGTGGTGTTCGAGCACATCACCACCAAGGATGCGGCGCAGTACGTGCGCGACGCCAGCGGCCCGGTCGGCGCCACCATCACCGCGCACCACCTGCTCTACAACCGCAACGCCATCTTCACGGGCGGCATCCGCCCGCACTACTACTGCCTGCCGGTGCTCAAGCGCGAAACCCACCGCGAGGCGTTGGTGGCGGCCGCCACCTCGGGCAGCGAGCGCTTCTTCCTGGGCACCGACAGCGCCCCGCACGCGCGCGGCCTGAAAGAGCACGCCTGCGGCTGCGCCGGCTGCTATACCGCGCTGCATGCGATGGAGCTGTACGCCGAGGCCTTCGACGCCGCCGGCGCGCTCGACAAGCTGGAAGCCTTTGCCAGCTTCAACGGCCCGGCCTTTTACGGCCTGCCGCGCAACACCGGCACGCTGACGCTGGAGCGCGAAGACTGGGAACTGCCGGCCGAACTGCCCTACGGCGACACCACGCTGGTGCCGCTGCGCGGCGGCGAGACGCTGCGCTGGAAGGCACGCTGAAGCCTTGCGCACGCAGCAGACGGCGGCCGGCGCGCAGTTCGCCGCCGCACTGGCCGGGATCGACTGGTCCCGGCCGTGGTTCCAGCCTTTTGCCGCACAAGGCGCCGCGCTGGCCGCGGCAGTGCAGGACGGAGCCGACCTTCGCAGCGCGCTCGACGCACATGCCGCGGCACTGGACTTGCGCAATGCGCGCGGCCTGCCGCTGCGCTTCGTCGCCCAGCACGCCTTGCCGCACGGCAGCGCCTACGAAGCCCATATCCACGCCACCGGCGAAGTTCCCACCCGCGACAATCTCCACGATTTCTTCAACGCGCTGATCTGGCTGCATTTCCCGCAGGCCAAGCGCGCGCTCAACCAGATCCAGGCCGCGGTCATCGCCCGCGAGGGCGTGCAGACCGCCCGCGGCGGCGTGCGCGATGCGGCCACGCTGTTCGATGAGAACGCCGTGCTGTTCCTCAGCACCGACGCTAGCCTGGCCGCGGCGCTCAGGGGGTTTGCCTGGAAGCCGCTGTTCGTCGACGCCCGGGCCGCATGGGGAACGGACTGCGCGGTGGTGCCGTTCGGCCACGCCTTGCTCGAAAAACTGGTGCAGCCGTACAAGTCGGTGACGGCGCATGCATGGCCACTGCCGCGCGTGCCCGGCGACCCCGCGCTCGACACGGTGCTTGCCGGATCACTGCAAGCCGCGGCCGATGCCGGCGCCTTGCGCGGCGGACGCAGCTTTGCGCCGCTGCCGGTGATGGGCATCCCGGGCTGGTGCGACGACAACGCGCACTCGGACTTTTATGCCGATGCCACCGTGTTCCGTCCCGGCCGGCGCCGCGACCCGGATGCCGGCTGAAGCCCCGGCATCGGCAAGCAATCGGTGTTAGACTGCGGGCCGCAAAGCAGGCCAGGCAACCGCTGCCTGCACCGCAAGGTGCAGGGGGAGGAAAGTCCGGACTCCACAGGGCAGGGTGTTGGCTAACAGCCATCCACGGCAACGTGCGGAATAGGGCCACAGAGACGAGTCTTGCCACCGGGTTCGCCCGGCGGCAAGGGTGAAACGCGGTAACCTCCACCTGGAGCAATCCCAAATAGGCAGGCGATGAAGCGGCCCGCTGAGTCTGCGGGTAGGGAGCTGGAGCCGGCTGGTAACAGCCGGCCTAGAGGAATGGTTGTCACGCACTGCTCGCCGCAAGGCGGGCGGGGCGCACAGAATCCGGCTTATCGGCCTGCTTTGCTTCAGTCTTCGGCACGGCCCGGCGCCCGCGCGGCACACCGGGCCGGCCCATCTTCCCTCAGCCTTCGACGATTTCCAGCGTGTGCGTGATCTCGGCCGTCCTGGCCAGCATGATCGACGCCGAGCAGTATTTCTCGTGCGACAGCTTGATGGCGCGCTCGACCGTGGCGGGGTTGAGATTCTTGCCGGTCACCACAAAATGGAAGTTGATGCGGGTGAACACCTTGGGGTCTTCGCCGGCGCGCTCGGCCTGCAGCTGCACGCTGCAGCCGGTGACGTCCTGGCGGCCGCGCTTGAGGATCAGCACCACGTCATAGGCGGTGCAGCCGCCGGTGCCCAGCAGCACCATTTCCATGGGTCGCGGCGCCAGGTTGTGGCCGCCGCCCTCCGGGGCACCGTCCATCGCCACGATATGGCCGCTGCCGGTCTGGGCCACGAAGCTCATGCCGTCGGCGCCCATCCATGTTACTTTGCATTCCATTTTGTTCGTTCCTGTACCTTGTATTGTCGGTTTGCGATCACAAGCGAGTGATCTCGAATCTTGCATTTCCCAGTATATGGCAACGCCGGAGTGGGGACATCGGGGCCGATAACCCTAGGAAATCTGAGGGTTTCCTCTAGTATGACGGTTTGGTGACATGCCTGTCCCTTCTTCAAGTATTTGATTTTTAATGGAAATATGGAGATTTGTCCGTGTCCGTTAACGTTCCGTAATGCGAAATCACATTTCGCACTGCAAATTTCCCTTGCATCCGGGCAAACCCTAGGTATAATTCCAATCATTGAACGACGGCGCTGACAGCGCGCCAGAGTGCGAAAGCGAAGCCCCAGGCCAAGCCCCTCCGCACCGCCCGCAGGTTCCTCCGTCGATCTCCAAGTGTCTCCTCCACCCTCCTCCTTTGGTGGATTCAAACCCAAGCTCAAACGCTTGGGTTTTTTTTCGCCCCTGCATATTGCGCTGGCGCCAGGTGGCCGGGTGCCTCGATCGGCCCATAGCCGCGGCAATTTCGCGGCAATCCGCGGTGATCTTGACGAAAACCGCAGTCTTTGCTTGTGCGCTCGCCACGGTCCCCAGTATAATCGAGGGCTTTTCCGTCATGCCCGCGGAAGAAGAAATGCAGGACCCGGCCACCCATCTCGGGCAGCCACAAGACTTGCAGGGGCGAGCACAAGCCTTCGCGAGTCGGATTACGGGCACGAACTCATAGTCAGGAAAAATCATGAAGACCTTTTCCGCCAAGCCTCACGAGGTAAAGCGCGACTGGTACGTGATTGACGCGACGGACAAAGTCCTCGGCCGTGTCGCCAGCGAAGTGGCACGCCGTCTGCGCGGCAAGCACAAGCCGGAATTCACTCCGCACGTCGACACGGGTGATTACATCATCATCGTCAATGCAGCCAAGCTGCGTGTCACGGGTACCAAGGAAACGGACAAGAAGTACTATCGCCATTCGGGCTACCCGGGCGGTATCTACGAAACGACGTTCGGCAAGATGCAGCAGCGTTTCCCGGGCCGTGCCCTGGAAAAGGCTGTCAAGGGCATGCTGCCGAAGGGTCCGCTGGGCTACGCGATGATCAAGAAGCTGAAGGTGTACGCCGAAGCCGAGCATCCGCACGAAGCGCAGCAGCCCAAGGCGCTGGAAATCTAAGGAGGCCAATCCATGATCGGTAACTGGAATTACGGTACTGGCCGCCGCAAGAGCGCTGTGGCACGTGTCTTCATCAAGTCGGGCAAGGGCGACATCGTCGTCAACGGCAAGCCCATCAAAGAGTATTTCGCTCGCGAAACCTCGCTGATGATCGTGCGCCAGCCGCTGGAACTGACCGCTCACGCTGAAACGTTCGACATCAAGGTCAACGTCACCGGCGGCGGCGAAACCGGCCAGGCCGGCGCAGTGCGCCACGGCATCACCCGCGCCCTGATCGACTACGATGCGACTCTGAAGTCGGCCCTGTCGAAGGCTGGCTACGTCACGCGCGATGCACGTGAAGTCGAGCGTAAGAAGGTCGGCTTCCACAAGGCGCGTCGTCGCAAGCAGTTCTCGAAGCGCTGATGCGTTGTCGCGGGTCCGGCCCGGCCGGATCTGGCGAGACCAGAAAAACCGCACGCTGGCCGTGCGGTTTTTTTTCGTGTGCGGGCTACGGAAGCGGCGGGGTGTTGCCGTCATAGCGGGCAGGCCGCCATACTTTTGTGGGGTATCCGGCCGCGCGCGGCTACAATCACGCCCTGTCGCCGACGGCAAGTCCGGCTTGCCGTCGCGGTTGCGCCACGGGCAGGCCAGCCTGGCACGAACGAGAGAGGAGTGAGAGTCATGCTGTTTTCCAAGAAGAAAGGCCTTTCGATCGATACGCTGATTGGCGAAGACACCGCCATCGACGGCGACCTGGTGTTTGCCGGCGGCCTGCGCCTGGATGGCCGCGTGCGCGGCAACGTGACCGCGGCGCCGGGCAAGCCCAGCATGCTGGTGGTCAGCGAGAAGGGCATGGTCGAGGGCGAGATCAGCGTCGGCCACCTGGTGCTGAACGGCACCGTCAAGGGCCCGGTGCAGGCCGCCGACCTGCTCGAGCTGCAGCCGCAGGCGCGCGTGCTGGGCGACGTGCGCTATGCCGCGCTCGAAATGCACCAGGGCGCGCTGGTCGAGGGCCGCCTGATGCCAATGGTGCAGGGCGAGGTCAAGGCGCTGCCGAACCTGGTCGAGGCCGCGCCGGCGCAGCAAGTGACGGAGGCGGCCGATAACGACCCGGCACCCGCCGGGGAAACTCCCGCTGCCGAAGCCAGTCCCACCGAAAAGGCCGCATAGCGGCGACCCCCGCTGCCGGAAGCCCTTGAAAACACAAGGTTTCGGCACGATTTTCCAGTAGCGCTTAGAATACAGGCGTATCTAAACAGGAGAACACCCCATGAACGCAGTCGCAGAGGCACCCGTTACCGAGGACGTGCCGGCACCGTTCGTCTTTACCGACAGCGCCGCCGACAAGGTCAAGCAGTTGATCGAGGAAGAGGGCAATGCCGAGCTGAAACTGCGCGTGTTCGTGCAGGGCGGCGGCTGCTCCGGCTTCCAGTACGGCTTCACCTTCGACGAGGAAGTCAACGAAGACGACACCACCATGGTCAAGAACGGCGTCACCCTGCTGATCGACTCGATGAGCTACCAGTACCTGGTCGGCGCCGAGATCGACTACAAGGAAGACATCAACGGCGCGCAGTTCGTGATCAAGAACCCGAATGCCTCGACCACCTGCGGTTGCGGCTCGTCGTTCTCGGTCTGAGCGGTCCCGGACTCAACAAGAAACGCACCTTCGGGTGCGTTTTTTGTTGCCTGCGCCGGCTTACTGCGCGGCGCGCCAGACCACCGGAAACCAGTCTTCGCGCAGGCGCTCGCCGGTCTGCTGGCCGATGCCGGGGAACGGCGGCGAAGTCCGCCCGGGCCGCTGCATGAAGCGCACGTCGTCGCCCAGGAACCGGGCCGAAAACGCCCGCCGCCTGCCGGTGCCGGTATTGCCGGCGGCACCATGCACGGTGCGGAAGTCGAACACCACCGCATCGCCCGGTTCCAGTTCCGGGGCGAGCAGTGTGTGGCTGCCGTCTTCCACGTCCGGCATCTCCATGAAGGCATCGTCGCCGCCATAGAAGTTCTCGTTGCTGGCCCAGCGCTTGGGCCGAACCAGCCGCGGCCAGCGATGCGAGCCGGCCACCACGCGCAGCGTATTGGCCTGCGTGACCGGGTCCAGCGGAATCCAGTAGCTCGCGGTCTGGGTGCCGTCGACGCAGTAGTAGGGCAGGTCCTGGTGCCACGGCGTGGGCTTGGCGGTGCCGGGCTCCTTGACCAGGATGTGCTCGTGGAACACCTGCACCGCCTGCGACTGCATGATCTGCCCGGCGATCCCGGCCGCCGCCGACTCGCGGATAAAGGCGGCGAACGCGTCGATGCGCTGCCAGTTGCAATAGTCCTCGAAAAACCGCCCGCCTTCGCCGGCGCGGACGTTCTCGATGGCAAAGGGGCCCGGCTCGGCAAGGTTCTGCGCAAAGCCCTCGCGCAGGCGCTCGACCCAGTCGGTGAAGACGCCGCGCAGGACCAGCACGCCGTCGCGTTGATAGGTGTCGATCTGTTCCCGGGTGATGTCCATGGCGATGTCTGTGGGGGGCGATGGGCCAAGTATCCCCATGCGTC belongs to Cupriavidus taiwanensis and includes:
- a CDS encoding glutamate/aspartate ABC transporter substrate-binding protein, translating into MNFAKLAALMIAGGVMCGTAQAAEQLTGTLKKIKDTGVITLGVRESSIPFNYNLGGVRQVGYSYDINMKIVEAIKDQLKLPNLQVKEIPITSQNRITLLQNGTIDIECGSTTNNLERQKQVAFTNSIFIIGTRIMVKKDAGIKDWADLKGKNVVTTAGTTSERLLRKMNDEQKLGVNIISTKDHGQSFLTLESGRAVAFMMDDALLYGERAKAKNPADWIVVGKPQSRESYGCMIRKDDPQFKKLSDTVISGMMKDGSINTLYTKWFMQPVPPKGLNLDFPLSEDMKALIKAPNDKALD
- a CDS encoding amino acid ABC transporter permease translates to MNYNWHWGVFLEQAAQNETYLDWMISGLKVTLALGLSSWVIALVIGSVLGVLRTVPNKWLAGIAATYVEIFRNIPLLVQLFIWYFVAPELLPGGEAIKQMNPFAQQFLAAMLCLGTFTAARVCEQVRSGINSLARGQKNAGLAMGFTLPQTYRHVLLPMAFRVIVPPLTSEFLNIFKNSAVASTIGLLELAAQGRQLVDYTARPYESFIAVTLMYALINVTVMLIMRWVEARTRVPGFIGGK
- the gltK gene encoding glutamate/aspartate ABC transporter permease GltK, giving the protein MAYSFDFTSINPSTLHVLGEGMMVSLKITVTAVVVGIVWGTILAMMRLSSFRLLNWFAQGYVTVFRSIPLVMVLLWFFLIIPQVLQGLFNLSPATDLRMTSALVAFALFEAAYYSEIIRAGIQSVSRGQMFAAQALGMTYGQSMRLVILPQAFRNMVPLLLTQGIILFQDTSLVYVSALADFFGQAYGIGERDGRIVEMLLFAGLVYFIICFSASLLVKRYQKKVAV
- a CDS encoding amino acid ABC transporter ATP-binding protein, whose amino-acid sequence is MIEINNVSKWYGSFQVLTDCTTKVAKGEVVVVCGPSGSGKSTLIKTVNALEPFQKGDILVDGTSVGNPKTNLPKLRSRVGMVFQNFELFPHLSITENLTIAQVKVLGRSRDEAMAKGLKYLDRVGLRNQADKYPGQLSGGQQQRVAIARALSMDPICMLFDEPTSALDPEMVNEVLDVMVQLAHEGMTMMCVTHEMGFARKVANRVIFMDQGKIVEDADKEEFFGNIDARSERARQFLSKILHH
- a CDS encoding class II glutamine amidotransferase, with the protein product MCQLLGMNCATPTDVTFSFTGFAARGGLTDHHADGFGVAFFEDKACRLFIDNQSAGTSPVADLIKRYPIKSKNVISHIRKATQGTVLLENCHPFMRELWGRHWIFAHNGDLHGFTPFLSGVYQPVGDTDSELAFCTLMQGLRKRFPGSQPPLNELGHALADITREITLHGVFNYLLCNGQALFAHCSTRLYYIVRQWPFSTAHLIDADLSIDFAQVTTPDDRVAVIATAPLTDNETWTQFAPGELIMFEHGRPTMTLTVPIPPEVQAKNAANTACT
- a CDS encoding tartrate dehydrogenase — encoded protein: MSQYKIAVIPGDGIGTEVMPEGIRVMDAAARRFGIDFQWDHFDFSSCDYYARHGKMLPDDWFDTLVKYDAIYFGAVGWPDAVPDHVSLWGSLLQFRRSFDQYVNLRPVRLMPGIKSPLAGRQPGDIDFYVVRENTEGEYSSIGGRMFPGTEREIVVQETVMSRTGVDRILKFAFELAQKRPKKHLTSATKSNGISITMPYWDERVEAMAANYPGIKVDKYHIDILTAHFVQHPDWFDVVVASNLFGDILSDLGPACTGTIGIAPSGNINPDRTFPSLFEPVHGSAPDIAGRGVANPIGQIWCGAMMLEHLGHDEAGAAVLGAIEQVLAAGPEHAPLTRDIGGKAGTAELGRAIAEAL